One Novipirellula artificiosorum genomic window carries:
- a CDS encoding cellulase family glycosylhydrolase, whose product MNIHTLSFLLLLGPPISVAAATERVPPLPPGLSVSEGQLLLAGKPYRGMGANYFNLFYRTLLDSADTSFEEGLKQLSEAEVPFVRFMACGFWPVDWELYRQDKEAYFKRLDRIIRAAEQHQMGLIPCLFWYMPTIPDIVGEPMDQWGNPDSRTTAFMRQYTREIVLRYRNSAAIWGWEFGNEYNLHVDLPNASEHRPKVVSARKTALRRTARDELSSNAMLTAYSVFASTVRQYDKHRILITGNSIPRTSAYHNTKEHSWKSDSRNQFEQTLLRDNPDPFNVISIHVYRNSGQANTTSIAELVATLSEIAAKAKKPLFLGEFGAPKTLGPKEERARFQQLLRAVEASEVPLSAFWVFDHSQQDKDWNVTFENERSYMLRIVTDVNLRNHEGNSDP is encoded by the coding sequence ATGAACATCCACACACTCTCTTTCCTGCTGCTCCTTGGACCCCCGATTTCGGTCGCAGCTGCTACCGAGCGAGTCCCACCACTACCACCGGGATTGAGCGTCTCGGAGGGGCAACTCCTGTTGGCAGGAAAGCCTTACCGAGGCATGGGGGCAAACTATTTCAATCTGTTTTACCGAACGCTCTTGGATTCGGCCGACACGTCGTTCGAAGAAGGACTCAAGCAACTCTCCGAAGCCGAAGTGCCGTTTGTTCGTTTCATGGCCTGCGGCTTCTGGCCGGTTGATTGGGAGCTCTACCGACAAGACAAGGAAGCCTACTTCAAACGGTTGGATCGAATCATCCGCGCGGCCGAGCAGCATCAAATGGGCCTGATCCCTTGCCTGTTTTGGTACATGCCAACCATTCCGGACATCGTCGGCGAACCGATGGATCAGTGGGGAAATCCTGACAGTCGAACGACCGCTTTCATGCGCCAGTACACCAGAGAAATCGTTCTCCGGTACCGCAATTCAGCGGCGATCTGGGGCTGGGAATTTGGAAATGAATACAACCTCCATGTGGATCTGCCTAATGCATCCGAGCATCGCCCGAAGGTGGTGTCTGCACGGAAAACGGCGCTACGAAGAACCGCTCGAGACGAACTCTCATCGAATGCCATGCTGACCGCCTATTCTGTGTTCGCCAGTACGGTCCGCCAATATGACAAGCACCGAATTCTGATCACAGGAAATTCCATCCCTAGAACCAGCGCCTATCACAACACCAAAGAGCACAGCTGGAAAAGTGATTCGAGGAACCAGTTTGAACAGACACTGCTGCGGGACAACCCGGATCCTTTCAACGTGATTTCGATCCATGTCTACCGCAACAGCGGCCAGGCCAACACGACAAGCATCGCGGAACTGGTGGCGACGCTATCGGAGATCGCTGCAAAGGCAAAAAAACCACTGTTCCTAGGAGAGTTTGGTGCACCCAAGACGCTCGGTCCGAAAGAAGAAAGAGCTCGGTTCCAGCAATTGCTTCGCGCGGTCGAGGCGTCCGAGGTTCCCCTGTCCGCTTTTTGGGTTTTCGACCATTCGCAACAGGACAAGGATTGGAACGTCACGTTTGAAAATGAAAGAAGTTATATGCTAAGGATTGTGACGGATGTCAATCTTCGTAACCACGAAGGCAACTCCGATCCGTGA
- a CDS encoding beta-mannosidase, whose protein sequence is MFEKRCRQQAYCALALAMTSVFAVSGWDSAEACAAEPCLQRIEVADGWKIKSFAPREALDTSLLNQAARSEESEGWLDVGRMPATVHDLLLRLGKIEAPWLPHGTEKCFWVGQKDWVYATRFSVEERGREARLRLMGIENKVDVYLNGKKLASHASKLPLVVDVSDHLGSENVLVLHCHAGSRADSGKRSDRGSYLGPNPSISSVGVFDQIFVEISEGNRLEEVLADVTLNETLTSGTVTVQVKGVSPFESLDLLVRLLDPNGESVGETTVPVAVTGGEFDVRGVLQIDRPSLWWPRGYGDQPLYRADVTLLTHGEVQEIASRTLGFRRVTMPEPLHFVVNNVPVFLRGGDWVTPNLMSDVWDTARVDRLFDLAENANFNALRVWGPAEAPPDAFYEQADARGLLLWQDFTRLPMRSDSKSIETCTKAARAMIKRLKHHPSILSWCGCNEAAQWAHEDYNKDFEDHGPWGGLAAAEAVGAVCKELDPERYYQPSSPYFGMNPNDPREGNTHGYTNMWFVPGYDYLNFASEDTRISAPVLHSLQRFMDPDDLWPQGYSTLYLHGNRRPFPETWMPYTCAESWKKTGPVEQFYDATDAAGLVHRLGMAESLYYQDTVERQRRGRPATEQSDRRCCGGYLVWKYNDSWPQVYSAKVDYFLEPKHVYYALRRAYEPLMLSFDFDTYLYLWAINDTREPVTGTVKIQLYHLEENEFRKEIVREVTVAPGKSTVVVRLDQAGIRAFRKEHLLFATLTDNSGQVLARTHGFADIERRLTFPEAKLKVEVREGALVLTTDQFARCVTLTGDAQGDPFGWFFEDNYFDLLPGEEKVVRLLGQHDEGRLTAKPWYSPHATTIDWKRSQ, encoded by the coding sequence ATGTTCGAGAAACGATGTCGTCAGCAGGCCTATTGCGCTTTGGCGCTTGCAATGACCTCTGTTTTCGCGGTCTCAGGCTGGGACTCAGCAGAAGCATGTGCCGCGGAACCATGCCTGCAACGTATCGAGGTAGCCGACGGTTGGAAGATCAAGTCGTTCGCGCCGCGCGAGGCTCTCGACACCTCGCTACTGAACCAAGCCGCGAGGTCCGAAGAGAGCGAAGGTTGGTTGGACGTGGGAAGGATGCCGGCTACGGTGCATGATCTTTTGCTGCGCCTTGGCAAAATCGAAGCGCCTTGGCTGCCGCATGGAACCGAGAAGTGTTTTTGGGTCGGTCAAAAGGACTGGGTCTATGCGACGCGGTTCTCCGTCGAAGAACGGGGACGCGAGGCCAGACTCCGGCTGATGGGGATCGAGAATAAGGTCGACGTCTATCTCAACGGCAAGAAGCTTGCCTCGCATGCCAGCAAGCTACCCCTGGTGGTGGATGTGAGTGATCATTTGGGATCGGAGAATGTGCTGGTTCTGCACTGCCACGCGGGATCTCGTGCGGACAGCGGCAAGCGAAGTGATCGGGGCAGCTACCTCGGGCCCAATCCATCCATCTCTTCGGTTGGCGTGTTCGATCAGATCTTCGTCGAGATTTCCGAGGGGAATCGTTTGGAGGAAGTGCTTGCCGACGTGACGCTCAATGAAACGCTGACCAGCGGGACGGTCACGGTGCAGGTCAAAGGAGTCAGTCCGTTTGAATCGCTGGACCTGCTGGTGCGACTGCTGGACCCCAATGGCGAGAGTGTTGGCGAGACCACCGTGCCGGTGGCGGTGACGGGGGGCGAGTTCGATGTGCGTGGCGTTCTGCAAATCGACCGACCGTCGTTGTGGTGGCCACGCGGGTACGGGGATCAGCCGCTCTATCGTGCAGACGTTACGCTGCTGACGCACGGGGAAGTCCAAGAGATCGCGTCACGCACGCTCGGATTCCGGCGCGTGACGATGCCCGAACCCCTTCATTTCGTCGTCAACAACGTACCGGTGTTCCTTCGAGGCGGTGATTGGGTGACTCCGAATCTGATGAGCGATGTGTGGGACACGGCACGTGTGGATCGGCTATTTGATTTGGCCGAGAACGCCAACTTCAATGCGCTGCGCGTCTGGGGGCCGGCCGAAGCGCCGCCCGATGCATTCTACGAGCAGGCCGACGCGAGGGGCTTGCTGCTGTGGCAGGATTTCACCCGACTGCCGATGCGGTCGGATTCGAAGAGCATTGAGACGTGCACGAAAGCGGCCCGCGCCATGATCAAGCGTCTCAAGCATCACCCCTCGATCCTTTCTTGGTGCGGGTGCAATGAAGCGGCGCAGTGGGCCCATGAAGACTACAACAAAGACTTTGAGGATCACGGGCCCTGGGGCGGCTTGGCCGCGGCCGAAGCCGTGGGAGCCGTCTGTAAGGAACTCGATCCTGAGAGGTATTACCAGCCCAGCAGTCCGTACTTTGGCATGAATCCCAACGATCCACGTGAAGGCAACACGCATGGCTACACCAACATGTGGTTCGTGCCGGGCTACGACTACTTGAATTTCGCCAGCGAGGACACACGCATCTCGGCTCCGGTACTGCATAGTTTGCAGCGATTCATGGATCCCGACGACCTCTGGCCCCAAGGCTACTCCACGCTCTATCTGCACGGTAACCGGCGCCCGTTCCCAGAGACTTGGATGCCCTACACGTGCGCTGAAAGCTGGAAGAAAACGGGGCCTGTTGAACAATTCTACGATGCCACGGATGCCGCCGGCCTGGTGCATCGCCTCGGTATGGCAGAGTCACTTTATTACCAAGACACGGTGGAACGCCAACGTCGTGGTCGCCCTGCGACCGAGCAGTCCGATCGCCGGTGTTGCGGTGGATACCTTGTCTGGAAGTACAACGACTCCTGGCCCCAGGTCTATAGCGCCAAGGTCGACTATTTCCTCGAGCCCAAACATGTCTACTACGCACTGCGTCGCGCTTATGAACCCCTGATGCTTTCCTTCGATTTCGACACCTACCTTTATTTGTGGGCGATCAACGATACAAGAGAACCTGTGACGGGAACCGTCAAGATCCAGTTGTACCACCTGGAAGAAAACGAGTTCCGCAAGGAGATCGTACGCGAGGTCACGGTTGCTCCAGGTAAATCGACGGTCGTCGTACGTTTGGATCAGGCCGGCATTCGAGCCTTTCGGAAAGAGCATCTTCTGTTTGCCACACTCACCGACAACTCAGGTCAAGTACTGGCCCGCACCCATGGGTTTGCCGACATCGAGCGCCGACTCACCTTCCCCGAAGCCAAACTGAAGGTAGAGGTACGAGAAGGAGCATTGGTACTGACCACGGACCAGTTTGCACGCTGCGTGACGCTGACCGGTGACGCCCAAGGCGACCCGTTCGGCTGGTTCTTTGAGGATAACTATTTTGACCTTCTGCCAGGCGAGGAGAAGGTCGTGCGTCTGTTGGGGCAGCATGACGAGGGTCGTCTTACAGCGAAACCTTGGTACTCCCCCCACGCCACGACGATCGACTGGAAACGTTCCCAATAA